Proteins encoded within one genomic window of Brassica rapa cultivar Chiifu-401-42 chromosome A09, CAAS_Brap_v3.01, whole genome shotgun sequence:
- the LOC103836799 gene encoding S-adenosylmethionine synthase → METFLFTSESVNEGHPDKLCDQISDAVLDACLEQDPDSKVACETCTKTNMVMVFGEITTKATVDYEKIVRDTCRSIGFISDDVGLDADKCKVLVNIEQQSPDIAQGVHGHFTKRPEDIGAGDQGHMFGYATDETPELMPLSHVLATKIGAKLTEVRKNGTCRWLRPDGKTQVTVEYYNDNGAMVPVRVHTVLISTQHDETVTNDEIARDLKEHVIKPIIPEKYLDDKTIFHLNPSGRFVIGGPHGDAGLTGRKIIIDTYGGWGAHGGGAFSGKDPTKVDRSGAYIVRQAAKSVVANGMARRALVQVSYAIGVPEPLSVFVDTYGTGLIPDKEILKIVKESFDFRPGMMTINLDLKRGGNGRFLKTAAYGHFGRDDPDFTWEVVKPLKWDKPQA, encoded by the coding sequence atggagACTTTCCTATTCACATCTGAGTCTGTCAACGAAGGCCACCCAGACAAGCTCTGCGACCAGATCTCCGACGCAGTCCTCGACGCCTGCCTCGAGCAAGACCCCGACAGCAAAGTCGCCTGCGAGACGTGCACCAAGACCAACATGGTCATGGTCTTCGGCGAGATCACCACCAAAGCCACCGTCGACTACGAGAAGATCGTCCGCGACACTTGCCGCTCCATCGGATTCATCTCTGACGACGTCGGTCTCGACGCCGACAAGTGCAAAGTCCTCGTCAACATCGAGCAGCAGAGCCCCGACATTGCTCAAGGTGTTCACGGTCACTTCACCAAGAGGCCTGAAGATATTGGAGCTGGTGACCAGGGTCACATGTTTGGGTACGCTACTGATGAGACCCCTGAGCTCATGCCTTTGAGTCATGTCCTTGCCACCAAGATCGGTGCTAAGCTTACTGAGGTCAGAAAGAACGGGACTTGCCGTTGGTTAAGACCAGACGGGAAGACCCAAGTCACTGTTGAGTACTACAACGACAACGGCGCGATGGTTCCGGTCCGTGTCCACACCGTCCTCATCTCAACCCAGCACGATGAGACCGTGACCAACGACGAGATCGCACGTGACCTCAAGGAGCACGTGATCAAGCCCATCATCCCGGAGAAGTACCTTGACGACAAAACCATCTTCCACCTCAACCCATCAGGCCGGTTCGTGATCGGTGGACCGCACGGTGACGCCGGTTTAACCGGACGTAAGATCATCATCGACACTTACGGAGGGTGGGGAGCTCACGGAGGAGGTGCTTTCTCAGGGAAGGACCCGACCAAGGTCGACAGAAGCGGGGCCTACATCGTGAGGCAAGCCGCCAAGAGCGTTGTCGCTAACGGGATGGCTCGTAGGGCTCTTGTTCAGGTCTCCTACGCCATTGGAGTGCCCGAGCCGTTGTCTGTGTTCGTGGACACTTACGGAACAGGGCTGATTCCCGACAAGGAGATACTGAAGATCGTGAAGGAGAGCTTCGATTTCAGACCGGGGATGATGACGATCAACTTGGACTTGAAGAGAGGAGGCAACGGGAGGTTTTTGAAAACGGCGGCGTATGGACATTTCGGAAGGGACGACCCTGACTTCACCTGGGAGGTCGTGAAGCCACTCAAGTGGGACAAACCTCAAGCTTAA
- the LOC103836800 gene encoding two-pore potassium channel 5 — protein MENQPLISPQSRYPLHPIPENPSSSFSAVSAAATAVTIPHSISTTSFFQENIPHDLEKSELDDSYFNNPRPLHRCRTAPAMVIIKDLTPNKSSSSEPKKPSPISKSIIKQAIFLLVVYLTLGVSIYSFNRDHYSGVETHPVVDALYFCIVTMCTIGYGDIAPLTPWTKIFAVVFVLFGFGFLDILLSGVVNYVLDLQESMILTGIQMGSSRGQHHRFSAKDYIIDFEKGRMRIRMKVFLALCVVVLCIGVGALVLHFVEGLDLVDSVYLSVMSVTTVGYGDRAFKTLEGRLFAAAWLLVSTLAVARAFIYLAEARIDRRHRRAVKFALNREITVEDLLAADTYQHGFISKSEYIVLKLKEMGKVSDKDINQVVNQFDKLDPNNLGKITLPDLLGGPL, from the exons ATGGAGAACCAACCTTTAATCAGTCCTCAATCACGTTACCCCCTCCACCCCATCCCGGAAAacccctcctcctccttctccgcCGTCTCCGCCGCCGCCACCGCCGTCACAATCCCTCACTCAATCTCAACCACATCTTTCTTCCAAGAAAACATCCCCCACGACCTCGAAAAATCCGAACTCGACGACTCCTACTTCAACAACCCTCGTCCACTCCACCGATGCCGCACGGCACCAGCCATGGTCATCATCAAAGACCTCACACCCAACAAATCCTCCTCCTCAGAGCCCAAGAAGCCTTCCCCAATCTCCAAATCAATCATCAAACAAGCCATCTTCCTCCTCGTCGTCTACCTAACCTTAGGCGTCTCAATCTACTCCTTCAACAGAGACCACTACTCCGGCGTCGAGACCCACCCCGTCGTCGACGCGCTCTACTTCTGCATCGTCACCATGTGCACGATCGGCTACGGAGACATCGCCCCGTTGACTCCCTGGACCAAGATCTTCGCCGTAGTCTTCGTCTTGTTCGGGTTCGGTTTCTTGGATATTTTATTAAGCGGTGTCGTCAACTATGTTCTTGATCTCCAAGAGAGTATGATCCTCACCGGAATCCAAATGGGCTCCTCGAGAGGGCAGCACCATAGATTCTCTGCTAAAGACTATATAATTGATTTCGAGAAAGGGAGGATGAGGATAAGGATGAAAGTGTTTTTAGCGCTGTGCGTCGTCGTTTTGTGTATCGGAGTTGGCGCGCTGGTTTTGCATTTCGTCGAGGGGCTTGATTTAGTTGATTCGGTATACTTGTCGGTTATGTCGGTCACCACGGTCGGGTACGGTGACAGGGCGTTTAAGACGCTTGAAGGGCGGCTTTTCGCGGCGGCGTGGCTGTTAGTGTCGACGCTCGCGGTGGCGCGTGCTTTTATTTATCTGGCGGAGGCGAGGATTGATCGTAGGCATCGGAGGGCTGTGAAATTCGCGTTGAATAGAGAGATTACTGTCGAGGATTTGCTAGCTGCTGATACTTATCAACATGGTTTCATCAG TAAATCAGAGTATATTGTGTTGAAGCTTAAGGAAATGGGGAAGGTCAGTGATAAAGACATTAACCAAGTTGTGAATCAGTTTGATAAACTTGATCCTAATAACTTGGGGAAAATCACATTACCTGATCTTTTGGGAGGTCCTTTGTGA